The region GCTTCAAGATCGCGGAAGTTCTGCTGAAGCGCCTCGTAGTTCTCGTCGTTCTTGTCTTCTTCATACGCGGCGACCACCGTCCCCAGACCGACAAATCGGGCCAGCTCATCGATGTGCCCATCGGTGTCGTCGCCAGCGATGCCGCGATCGAGCCACAAGATCTTTTCCGCGCAAAGGTAATCGCACAGATACTTCTCGGTCTGTTCCTGCGAAAGGTGTGGGTTCCGGTTGGGATTCAACAGACACTCTGTCGTACTAAGCACCAGACGTGCCCCGTTGCCATCGACGGCGCCCCCTTCCATCACAATGCCAGGCTGAAAACGTCCGAAGCCGAGCTTCTCTGCAAACCGCTCCGGTACGGCCTGATCGTCATCCCACGGCGGATACTTCCCACCCCAGGCGTTGTAGTTCCAATCGACCGCCATCCATGGTTTCCCCGACGGGGCTTCCAAAAAGCTTGGACCATGGTCGCGTGCCCAGGCATCGTTGGTCGGAATCGCGTGGATCGAAACGTTCGGCAAGTACCCCACAAGATCTTCGGCTTGAGTCAGCACATCGCCGGCGGCGGCCAAGATGTGGACGTCCTCGACCTCGGCGAGCGCCGTCACCAGTTTCTTATAGACCCCAGGGATTGGCTCGAACTTGCCTGGCCACGATTCACGATTATGCGGCCACGACAAGAGCGTTCCGACGTGCGGTTCCCACTCGGCCGGCCAGCGATATCCTTGCTGCTTGGGCGTTAGCCGATCGTTCATGAGGTGATATCCCCATCGATGAATCGCTTCGTGATTCCGCCGTAGGCATCAATACGGCGGTCTCGCAGAAACGGCCAATGCGTCCGCGAGAAGTCGATCTGAGCCAAGTTGCATTCCACGACCATGATCTCTTCTTGATCGTGCGAAGCTACTTTCAGCAGCGTCCCTGTCGGATCGACCACGAACGAATGTCCCCAGAACTCAATGTTCTCTTCAATGCCCACACGATTCGGAGCCGCCACAAACACGCCGTTGGCGATTGCATGGCTTC is a window of Bremerella sp. TYQ1 DNA encoding:
- a CDS encoding agmatine/peptidylarginine deiminase, giving the protein MNDRLTPKQQGYRWPAEWEPHVGTLLSWPHNRESWPGKFEPIPGVYKKLVTALAEVEDVHILAAAGDVLTQAEDLVGYLPNVSIHAIPTNDAWARDHGPSFLEAPSGKPWMAVDWNYNAWGGKYPPWDDDQAVPERFAEKLGFGRFQPGIVMEGGAVDGNGARLVLSTTECLLNPNRNPHLSQEQTEKYLCDYLCAEKILWLDRGIAGDDTDGHIDELARFVGLGTVVAAYEEDKNDENYEALQQNFRDLEAMTDLNEQPLEVIPLMMPKAKYQDDQRLPASYCNFYIANGIVIVPQFGDDADDKACDTLQQCFPDRKIVPIEAIDLVWGLGAFHCISQQIMK